AATGAACACCTACAAATGGTTCGCAGAAAATACCTACTATTTAGAGAAATCATATGAATCCACTAATAGAGTAGTAGCTTTTAAAAGAGCTATAGAGAAAGAGAGTATTCCTTTAGGTATTTTCTATACAAATACTAACAAACCAACATTTGAAGAGAATCTGAGTGTCTATCACGTAAATAAAAATCCACTTTACAAAAGGAAAAGGGAATATAAAAAATTACAAAATATAATTGATTCAAAGCGAGTTTCATAAAAGACTAGTTAAGTCTCTATTCTTGAATCTTTAATATCTTTGCTAATTTATCATCTCTCCAACGTACCATATCTTCAAAAGATTTCTTTTTAATCATGGGAATTTGCTCTAAACCTGCAAAAGCTTTCAAAACAGCATGATAGGGAATTTCCTTCCAATCATTCATACTTTTCAGGTATTCATTAAATCCATGTTGTATGGTATCTATATGGTATTTTAGACCCTTTGGGCCTCCACCAAGATGGAGGGTTAAAAACGGTCCCATAATACCCCATCTAGCACCAGGTCCAGCCCACACGGCTTTATCCACATCTTCAACACTCGCTACACCTTCATTCACCAAATTTAGAGCCTCACGCCAAAGCGCTGCTTGAAGTCTATTTCCTATGAAGCCTGGTACTTCTTTCTTGACTATAACTGGTATCTTACCAAGTTTTTCAATAAAGTCATAAGTTTTTTGAGTTGTTGTTTGAGCAGTTTTTTTACCAGGTACAATCTCAACTAGTTTTAATAATAGCGGGGGATTCCAAGGATGTGCAACTATGCATCTTTCTGGCTTTGCTGCTGCCTTTTGAATCTCTGACATTAGAAGTCCAGATGTGCTAGAAGCAATTATTGTAGACTCATTCGCTTTATCGATTTCAGAAAAAATCTCTCTTTTTACATCATAACTCTCAAAAGTAGACTCCTGGACATAATCCGAATCTTTAACACATTCAGATATAGAGTTTGTAAGATTGATTCTTCTTAGAGCATCGCTGGCTTCCTTTTTGGTTATCAAACCTTTT
This portion of the Candidatus Bathyarchaeota archaeon genome encodes:
- a CDS encoding 3-hydroxyacyl-CoA dehydrogenase NAD-binding domain-containing protein — encoded protein: MEIKNVSCIGVGTIGHSWATLFSIKGLDVSIYDMSKELLKSAMERIRFSTNFLAEKGLITKKEASDALRRINLTNSISECVKDSDYVQESTFESYDVKREIFSEIDKANESTIIASSTSGLLMSEIQKAAAKPERCIVAHPWNPPLLLKLVEIVPGKKTAQTTTQKTYDFIEKLGKIPVIVKKEVPGFIGNRLQAALWREALNLVNEGVASVEDVDKAVWAGPGARWGIMGPFLTLHLGGGPKGLKYHIDTIQHGFNEYLKSMNDWKEIPYHAVLKAFAGLEQIPMIKKKSFEDMVRWRDDKLAKILKIQE